GGGATAGCCTTGCTTGATTCCTGATGACACGATTTCCCAGTAGTAGATCCCTGAGAAGAAGTATGTTCTCTCTTGCGGCCCTAAAGgaaaattaaataacaacatTAGTTCATTAGTTCATAGTTCACATACAATTGCTTAAAATTAGTTAAAGTTTAGCAAtatacagaaaaagaaaaaagcatTTGAAAAATACAACAGTTACAATATTACTCTGATAACAATGAATTAACTTAATTGATTAAAAAGTCTGAATGTGGAACAAAAGAATTaaggtaattaattatttatgtgttggagagacacaccttaccAGTGACAGCGTTTGTTTAATGCTTATTGTCTTTCCTCGGCCTCGTGTCttgtttttcatatatatatatatatatatatatatttttatgttttttttgtaattattattttatgtttattgccgaaatgaataaaataaaataaataaataaaataaaaaaggaagCGTTTTGTTCTACACCTCAAGCAGTCCTCAATCGCCTTCCAGATCTTAACCATTGATAATTACTATATGGAGTGATTGGGCCTTGTCTTTCATTATGCTACTAACTTTATCATAAACTTTAACTTCAGGGCTGACCAATATTATTTGCAATTGTGTTTGGTTCTCACCGCAATAATAGAGTACTAGATGCAACAATAGAAGGGAGTATTTATGTTTCGAATGTCTGTCTATATTTGAATTTCTGAGtctatttagaaaataaattaatcaactTACCTTGGAGTACtgcatcaaattttattttgctTGTATTACATAAATCCAAACGCATTTCGTTCTGTGAATTTCctagaaataaataaacacacgttattttttttttggttaacatttttttttctgcttgGATTCGTTGTTATGTGATTGGATGAAAGTTGTTCCGTTAATTGTCATTATTTAATTTGTGATTAGAATTGCTACTAACCCTAGAAAATTACCAATGATCTCTCATGTCTATACTTTAAAAAACTAATGGTTATATAAACGGTTGAAAAACTACTACAGTACTTACTGTATAAGGTTTGAATTGACGTGATGTCATCGGATGGCAGTTCAAAGTTCTTATAATATTTTACTGGCCATGGTTTCATTATTGATTTGGTTTCATTAGACGTGTGTTCTAGGCCTAGGACATGACCGATCTCGTGAGCTGCAAGAACCATGATGTTGTATTTCGTTCCACTAGGATCGTGATACTGTTTCGGGCCTAGCCAAGTTTCGGCTTCGTCGAAGTGAACTTGTCCGCGTCTTTCTTCATTTGGAAAGAACGCGTGGGCTAAAACTTTCCctatataagaaaaaaaataaatgttttcacttataaaattacaaaataaatagttaaattcaaccaaaaacccattggctggcaaccaatttgactattttctttctttaaattacagttttttaggtaaatacatttttcaatccaatttttggtcaaagtggcgAACTATaaagtgacattaaaatggcatattcatcAAAAAGAATTATAATTTCAGGGGACTTCAGGGATACATccaaaataacgaaaaaacgAGTATTACATTTAGAACGCAGACAAGATTATTTAGATGATATATTAAGCCAGTTCCAAATGTCTTTCTTTTTGTTTAACCGACTTATTCAAAACAAAACCTTACCTGGTCCATCGAATTCCTTCTGATCTCCGTGGATCTTGTTTACAAAATCAAATCTAACATCTGAAACAGCGGCATCGTCTACTTGCGTGAATGTCAGTCCACTATTGTCAGACCATAGCTTCACAGCATACTCAATACCATCCTGTATTTCAGATGGTTTTAGATCAGTCGTTCGATTACCAATGTAATATTTCAGATTTCTTTTCTCCCATGCTGATCCTTAAAAAATGACTTAGAATTAGTTTTTTGTTATCAAGCTCTgtcacaaaaaaagtgtgatatccccaaatatcgtagtaatatgacatcatcatgtccatacattttttgtcacataaagtttgatagtgtagacagagcttaaaagcaGATTCACATTTGTTCCGATTATCTTACAAAACGGAACAGATGTgaatggcgtttcatacgtataaacAACGCTAGACGATGGTTTGTACAAACATGTAATGTAATAAACACGTTTGTTTAAAActttagtttaaaaaataattaaaaaaaataacttggGGGGAAAAGTATAACTTCAGTGATGGCCTTTAGACCGCTAATTtcattataggcctaaactaaattcttgataattatttgattaattttgcATATGCTgcttttcaatttaaatttaagaaataaatgtttttctcAATGATATATCGCAAGTTCGTAGGAGAAAAGAAGACACTTCTCTGTCGACAGATGCTTTAGTTTACTTTGGGGGTAACtctaaagctctctctacattatcaaactagtttgacatcatgtccatatatgagcacatcacgtttgataatgtagacagagctttagaatacaTAAAGGCTTTTTAAGGCATATTTACCTTGAAAGGCGTTTCGTCTTCTACGTGTTGAATGCGCTTCATTTCCGGATATTTCGTCCGGAATGCCGCATCGTGGAGCTTGCATCTTAGAAATTGTTGGTTCGTCAAATTTACCAGTCACTTTTAATCCAGCAAATTCTTGAAATTCTctataataaattgtaaaaaaaaaaaattttagctaactaaataattatataaaacgtATCTTTCATTCGTAGAGACCTAAGTTTACTAAGtatttataattacaattattacttACTCAATTTTTAAACTTAattcaacatcatcatcaatatcgtCTGTCCCTCCACTGTACCAACCAAACTGTTTAAGGTACTCTATATTAGGCtaaaagaagaaagaagaaaGCACACGTTTTGTTTTAcatatgtgtactgtatttaattattttaatttgttctttctttaaactgaaatacactttcaatacaaatgtactgattttAAAGTGGTTACacaacatatacaaaaaacaaatattaaaatttaaagaaaaacaaataaagaaagtctgtatttatttctttttttatgttcCACCAGTCGGCGTTGCGATTTTTGTCGGGAAAATTTATTGAGAGCTAAAGTATTATACGTataaaacgccatatgtgccaaattaTTTAGCTTTTGCTAATATCAATTCGAAACACGGTCTGAAACCTAGACTAACATATAAAAACTCATAATTAAATGTTGGTATGTGATAAACAGACcgtaaaatgttttttatagcATGAAGGATCTGATACGAACCTGAAGTTCAATTGTTCTTTTAATCGGAATTACGGAACGACATCAGCCTATAATATTATCCAGACTCACTGGAATATTCTGATGATTTGGATAATTATCAATAGAaaagtttaaacaaataaaaatgtacttaCATTTTCACCAGTTCCATCGTGTGTTGCTATTGGTAACGCATAACAGCAGTGAAACATTAAAAGTataaacacaaacattttttccataataacaattattcaaAGACTCTAATTCTAgcagatgtttttttttatcaagtcAGTCAATATCTGAAACTATGTATTGAAACTTTTTATTTATAGTCTGCAGCACAGTGTGACAAAATGTACCAGGACTATTCTTGGGAATTACATAAGAggatttgattggttaatatcTGGCGCGGATTTCCTGTTCCTTGGCAACGGGGCTACTGTACTTGTCCTTTTAGCTGCATCACGACCTTTACGTCGtaacaaaatattatgaaaacgtttatttaatattatatagatatattCTATATCATaactatcatcattattattatcatcgtCCTCGTGGTTGCCATCATCTTTCATAATCATATCGTCATAATAATCAGTAATATGGtcactaataatttaaaaataaagattctTCAACTTCATTGCCAGAAAACAACAAAGAAATTAACAGATATGATAAATTAGAAGGTTGAAAACACATTTATCTGGTCTAGTTTAACCctctttaaatgaaaaaaatatataattgaatACAAACTTATTTTCATTATATCCATTAATCAAGTTAGTTAagttgtattataaataattctATAGCTCtcagataaataaaatatatattgtacaataataacataaacattcatgcattgatgtttttttaaacttaaaaataacTGTTTCGAATGCCTTAAGGGTCTAGACGTTCGTTGGTGGAGAGGGACGATTCTTAGAAGTCTTGTTATATAATACGCAGAAACAACCAACAACTCAGAAAATAAGACAAATAGAGCATAACGTTTAACCACTGGAAATCTAATTTTAAATAACACTTCctttatttatgaattaatcTCCGAAAAAGCAGTCAAAATCTGACCAAAATGACGATTTCAATTAGTTTTATCGTCATCATTGTTGACGTTTTTCTTCGAAAAATTCTCTGACAATTAGCCTAATAACAAACAGTACGTACGtgtttatatgtatatacaaatatttattcagCCATAGTAACAGTAACAaacatttattacaaaaattccatcttgtttattttattttaggcctaaaacgatttataataatgttattattcattattattttccgttttttatgattttcttCCAGGAAGAATAAAGTAACAAGATAAAGGTTGCCAGAATACAACTTGTTTCCCATAATCCATCACTCCTATGTACGTTTTCGTAGTTACAGTTCAAATGAGTTCATATACTCTTCTTAAGTAAGCTTTGTctaacaagtttgacaaaaaaaagtgtcatgtgctttaatatggtagtgatatgacatcatcatgtccatatatggacacatcacatgttttcgtcacataaactttgatagtgtagacagagtatCACAAGAAAATGGTATTCCGAATGAAGTATAGCTTGTTTCTCCATCAcatttttaagtaatttttataagTTATTAAAGCTCAAATGACGTCATAGTCTTTAGCCTAATTGATCAAATCGCGTCGTGGTAAGCACTCCAAACATTTCAATTCTTTGCattactataatatatataagatATAGAATAAATTTAAGTAGTATAAATACGTTTTTAAAGCATAGGCTACTTTTATTGCATTCAGGATACAGTATATATAAGTGATTTTAACTACTTTATTGAATTGTCCTGTGTctatatttttacatatatgtataatatagtatatattgtgacttatataaatgttatcctttgttacaattctcttcatctgatgatgggctatgcccgaaacatgtcgtacAAATAAACTTATATTGAGGCCgctttaacttatttgatcttgattctTTTCTATGTCCTGCCTATGCaactctttgatttatatatagtaTGTATTTGTATAATGTACCATTGTATGGCAAAACAAAAAGAATAAATGCAGGTGAACCCAGCAAAaatatcttttgcattatactATTGCCTCTATTGGATTAACTAAGAATTAAAGCGGAACCCATGACATCCGTTATCATTGCCTAATTGTACACCGACATAAGCCTAATATCCTACTATAAAGTACAACTTAGAGTCACGTAGGATACAAATCATGGTTTTTATGTCGGAAGAACCTTGCCAAAATACCAATAACACTTTTCTAAATCCTGTTATAAGAACATTTAAATGTAGAAACAGATGAGGAATGTGGATTTTCCTTGCCACAAAACACATGCCGCAAAAACAAATGACGTAATGGTTGTGTACATATTTTCCAAAGATTTTAGTATAAAATATTAAGGTACATGTGCActtactgtaataataaaatgaacGCGTCTACTACCACGAGTagatttatgttttatttttatactcgATAAATATTTAAGCAGTTACTTcatatattaataacaattgaACAAACACAAACACAAATTGAGTTTCTTCTTCCTAGAACTTTTTGTGATTGCTTTCTTTGTATCAGTTTGCTTTGTCATCATCGACGTCTCAAATTAAACCCGCATGTCTACAACAACCATAATAGTGAACTAATAAGTGTAAACACGTGAGTCGTTTCCCTTCAACAGGTAAAAGAGAAAACAGTAATTACGATGAACATCAAGGCCTCCTCTGTTTGGTCAAAATGACTCACTAAGATCCGGGGACCCCGTtgaataatgttattgtttattagTTGATTTTAGCAAAggaatgtttaataataatgcgTCATAAACACAACAAGAATGTCATGGTTATAAACTATATTTACAATGAGGTGTAAAACTATGCACAGTAAAGAAATATGTATTTACTCTGCGTAAACATTGTGGggataatacagtactgtatctgtTTTCAAATTAGACGGAGGACCAGGTGCGTCGCAAGTCCATATTTGAGAAAATTCCATGTACAggaacatttttgaaaaatggccaacTTCGATCTTTCCTTTATATATATTGATTACCATGACTCTATAAGAGTGGTAAAACAATATAGGCACATTACCAATTTTATTATcgcattttaatttaatttaaaagtttaatttttttttttaaatttcgaaAAATATATTCTTCTTATTTTCTTGTCTTGTTGGCAATGGCATTATGTGCGTCTGCGCATGCTaatttatgttatatatatgtcaaaaaataaaaaggtcaacattttgcCAGGGTTTTTGGTCTTTTAAAAACAGGCCTatatattgaggtaacatgcatTATGTGCGTCTACGCTTGCCAATTTATGAATGGTCAAAATATcaggtttttaaaaattaaattattatgcgataatattgctgtatatgaccatatattgcataatcatcatcttatagtgccatagaaaccaattttgtcacaaaataaaaggtacgaaataatattgccatttaaaaaaaatccctgtactatactgCCCGTCATGAAAGAACGACTCAACTGCATAAAGCAAAGTTTTGAGATAATCAACAAAACGTGTTCTTGTTTTAGCTCTTCACGTGTgtagataatattattttgattagcataataaacatgcgcagaggcgaataatgggttctgcgcatgtcaattttgctatagtaaccagttttatcgaaaaataaaaaggtcgaaaatttgccattttttgaaaaatggccgattttcgacgcttttattttttgacataaatggttactattgcataataaacatgcacaaagtcgaataatgggttctgcgcatgtcaattgtgctatcatccataaccatatttgacataaatggttactattgcataataaacatgcgcagagacgaataatgggttctgcgcatatcaattgtgctatagtaaccagttttgatataaatggttactattgcataataaacatgtgcagagacgaataatgggttctgcgcatgtcaattgtgctatagtaaccagttttatcgaaaaataaaaaggttgaaaatttgccattttttgaaaaatccctgtactatagtacatggaaattttcgaaaaatggccgattttcgacccttttattttttgacataaatggttactattgcataataaacatgcgcagagtggactaatgcgttctgcgcatattaattgtgctatagtaaccagttttatcgaaaaataaaaaggtcgaaaatttgccattttttgaaaaatccctgtacaatagtacagggaaattttcgaaaaatggtcgattttcgatccttttattttttgaaataaatggttactattgcataataaacatgcgcagagacgaataatgggttctgcgcatgtcaattgtgctatagtaaccagttttgacataaatggttactattgcataataaacatgcgcagagacgaataatgggttctgcacatgtcaattgtgctatagtaaccagttttatcgaaaaataaaaaggtcaaaaatttgccattttttgaaaaatccctgtacaatagtacagggaaatttttgaaaaatggtcgattttcgacccttttattttttgaaataaatggttactattgcataataaacatgcgcagagtcgaataatgggttctgggCATGTCagttgtgctatcataaccatttttgaaaaaatccctgtactatagtgcagggaaattttcgattttcgacccttttattttttgacgtaaatagttactattgcataataaagatgcgcagagtcgaataatgggttctgcgcatgtcatttgtgctatagtaaccatttatgtcaaatatggttttcgaaaaaaaacTTGAATGGGTTTCCTATGACATAATAGGTGTTAATATGTCAATTGAGTGATTCTGTCATGGCATTTGTAGTAGAGGTGTATCATTCCCTAAATAGCCCCAAAAGCTAAACaaagtgattttttaaaaatgtgtcagTTGAGTCGTTCTTTCAGACAGAGCAGTATTActgcttttacttttttttaataccttattcatttgttttattattgattgaaagaaagaaaataaatgtttacgttgaattgaattgaattgagtaTAGTACagatatttttatcaaaaaatggttaaaatatcaatttttttttaattcaattattatgcgataatattgctatatattagcatatattgcgttatcatcttATATTGCCATAGAAACcagttttgttaaaaaataaaaggttcgAAATTtggacattaaaaaaaaaatcccgtactatagtacaggggtTTTTCGAAATTGGCCAACatataaagtttttttaaattcaattattatgcgataatattgctatatatatgatcatatattgcgttatcatcatcttatagtgccataaaaaccagttatgtcaaaaaattaaatgtttgaaatttgaacatttaaaaaaaatccctgtactatacttTGTctaaaaattgccaaaatatcgACATTAAAACAACAGGCCTATACATTATATTGAAGAAGAATTTTACGGAAAACGGTCAATTTTCgaatatcgaaaaaaaaaattccgaAACATTTTTTCGTCACATCGATCAAACGGTAAACACGTCAGTCATATACATAATGGTTTTGAAAATGAAAGCTTGGCATAATGTGACAATaactaaatatttacatttcgatttaattataaaaacaagCTACTTACTGGTATAAAATTGGTTCAATTTTAATTCTAACGTGTGTGTGAGCATTTTGAATTAGTATTTTCACTGGtagacgtatattctctatagTCTCTGCCTCATTGGATTGTATAGTACGTTCATTTTCTATTATTTACATCGTTCATAAATTAAAGTGAAAAAGGTCGTTTTATTTTTCTAGCTACGGATTATATGGTTAGAACATTACGACAAAGAGAAGAGTGACTATTTCGTTCACTATAGAAACATCAtttcaaacaaatattattttaaaaaacatttcccAGGAATGttagatttaatttatatatgtttagtattaaattaatataaattaagtgTGGGATAACGTCAAGTAACGACCACGTGTGTTTAGCTTCCCTGTTGAGCATCAGCAGCTCTGTTCTGTTGCAGCCTATTAGGCACGTCACCAGATTTGTTACTGCAACCAAACCAGGCAGTTTTCGTCTTTTTAGGATAGTCTGAATCAACCTTACGCTTACTATCATTAAACCGCCAATATTTCCTTCCTTTGAAGAAATAAGTTTTGCCGTTCTTCCACTGGAAAGCGCCATCTATCGGAGTAGGGACACCTTTCCAATATGCCTTAAATTTCTTAGGAGATCCTACAACTTTCTGCTGTTGTTCGTTGAAGTTATAATATTTGTTGCCTTTGACTATGTACATTTGTCCGTTACCGCCCCAGACGAATGCGGCATGAGGGCCCTTGGGGACACCGATATCAGTGGTCTTCTTAGGGTAGCCTGTTTCTAACTGGAAATTGAAAAATCGCCAGTATCTATCTcctgttaaataataaaatagaggcTGTATTTCACACGGTATACCTTCCAAATGTTAAGTATTTATTCTTGTTTTTCATTTAATCATGTCATACTATAATGCTTGTTTTAATGCCTTAGATTGTCAATGCATAATCTATCTAGAGGCTTTTAAAACTTGAAATGATTAGTGCCTTTTCACACACAGAAGTGTATTCAGAAACTGTGTTTTACTACATATTCAGATGTAATGCTATTCAATGCTATTGGTTCTCAtttgaacgcaacgcaaggacctAAGCTCGGCGGCCGTAGATTTGAAAATTACGAAACGATTGTGATCACCAGAAGtgcgtcgttgcgttgcgtccaagtggaaaCCAATCTTAGTACAAAAAGTACAGTAAAACACGTGCTTACCTTTGAAAAAGTATGTCC
This is a stretch of genomic DNA from Antedon mediterranea chromosome 3, ecAntMedi1.1, whole genome shotgun sequence. It encodes these proteins:
- the LOC140044521 gene encoding matrix metalloproteinase-18-like, which gives rise to MEKMFVFILLMFHCCYALPIATHDGTGENPNIEYLKQFGWYSGGTDDIDDDVELSLKIEEFQEFAGLKVTGKFDEPTISKMQAPRCGIPDEISGNEAHSTRRRRNAFQGSAWEKRNLKYYIGNRTTDLKPSEIQDGIEYAVKLWSDNSGLTFTQVDDAAVSDVRFDFVNKIHGDQKEFDGPGKVLAHAFFPNEERRGQVHFDEAETWLGPKQYHDPSGTKYNIMVLAAHEIGHVLGLEHTSNETKSIMKPWPVKYYKNFELPSDDITSIQTLYRNSQNEMRLDLCNTSKIKFDAVLQGPQERTYFFSGIYYWEIVSSGIKQGYPKLLFELFPDVEEAKEMTGMDAIVFSSNTKKIYVFKDNQFWRFNSNFEMDKDYPKLIIETGLPDNVDSAFEQDGHIYIIKKKKVYIFDEEQQKTFKHTSTKLQHTFPGVPKGTNGALTWRNDHTYFFKKDKFYKFDKILGKVAEEYPRPIKRGWICL